The following coding sequences are from one Niveibacterium umoris window:
- a CDS encoding HlyC/CorC family transporter, which produces MVISGFFSLCETAMMATNRYRLQSSAAAGHRGAALALAILAQTDRFLGTVLLFNNLVNAAAATLVSVITIQLFGDNEWALGLGTLGVTFLILVFSEITPKVIGANYADRLAPNIAFVLGPLMRGTRWLVASLNVFVSALLRLARLERGGTEGPPRLSMQELRTLVLEAGHFIPSKHRTILLNLFELESITIEDVMTPRGKIEAVDLSLPLADIRERLATAYHTRLPAFVGDPNDVVGILHIRRMLNAVMDENLTVARLQELCSKPYFIPASTPVYSQLQFFQENQQRLGVVVDEYGEVLGLVTVEDIIEELIGKFTTSLQDESASLRWGEDGTVVIDGARTIRELNRALGLNFPTDGPKTLNGLLLEYLQDIPESGLSVKICGTPIEVVQTHDRRVRTARLFRTANPA; this is translated from the coding sequence TTGGTCATTTCGGGCTTCTTTTCGCTGTGCGAAACAGCGATGATGGCCACCAATCGCTACCGTCTTCAGTCATCGGCCGCGGCCGGCCATCGCGGCGCGGCACTGGCGCTCGCGATCCTTGCCCAGACCGATCGTTTTCTCGGGACGGTGCTGCTGTTCAATAACCTGGTCAATGCCGCAGCGGCGACGCTTGTCAGCGTCATCACGATTCAACTTTTCGGTGACAACGAATGGGCGCTCGGTCTGGGGACCCTCGGCGTCACATTTCTGATTCTGGTTTTCTCAGAAATCACACCAAAGGTCATCGGCGCCAATTACGCCGATCGCCTCGCGCCCAACATCGCGTTTGTGCTGGGCCCGCTGATGCGGGGCACGCGCTGGCTGGTCGCGAGCCTGAACGTTTTTGTGTCGGCGTTGCTTCGGCTAGCCAGGCTTGAACGTGGTGGCACCGAGGGGCCGCCACGGCTATCGATGCAGGAATTGCGCACGCTGGTGCTGGAAGCCGGGCATTTCATCCCGTCCAAACACCGGACGATTCTGCTCAATCTGTTCGAACTCGAATCCATCACAATCGAAGACGTGATGACGCCGCGCGGCAAGATCGAGGCGGTTGACCTGAGCCTGCCCTTGGCCGACATCCGGGAACGGCTCGCAACGGCCTATCACACGCGGCTGCCGGCCTTCGTTGGCGATCCAAACGACGTTGTGGGAATCCTGCACATCCGCCGCATGCTCAATGCAGTGATGGACGAAAACCTCACGGTCGCACGTTTGCAGGAATTGTGCTCAAAACCCTATTTCATTCCCGCCAGCACGCCGGTCTATTCGCAGCTGCAGTTCTTTCAGGAGAACCAGCAACGATTGGGGGTCGTAGTCGATGAATATGGTGAAGTCCTCGGCTTGGTCACGGTGGAAGACATCATCGAGGAGCTCATCGGCAAATTCACGACCAGCCTTCAGGATGAATCGGCGAGTCTGCGGTGGGGCGAAGATGGCACCGTCGTCATTGACGGGGCGCGAACGATCAGGGAACTGAACCGCGCACTGGGCCTCAACTTTCCGACGGACGGGCCGAAAACGTTAAACGGACTGCTGCTGGAATATTTGCAGGACATTCCGGAATCCGGCTTGTCGGTAAAGATTTGCGGCACTCCGATCGAGGTGGTCCAGACGCATGACCGACGTGTTCGGACGGCGCGCCTGTTCCGCACGGCGAACCCGGCGTAG